TGACTTCCATTTGATCTTCTGTGCCCACCCATTCCAGGTGGACAGTGCTCGGGAGGTGTGTCTGGTCCAGTTTGAGGATGATTCCCAGTTTCTGGTTCTATGGAAAGACATCAGCCCTGGTGAGAGGCCTGAGGGTGTGCATCCCGTGGAAAACAGAAACCTGGTGTGGGGGGCAGAAGGGGCTTAAGGACAGGCCTTCTGACACTGTATTCTTCACAGCTGCCCTCCCTGGGGAGGAACTCCTCTGCTGTGTATGTCGCTCTGAGACTGTGGTCCCTGGGAACCGGCTGGTCAGCTGTGAGAAGTGTCGCCACGGTGAGAGAGCGGGACACCTGAATGGTCCAGCTTGCCCTGGGCCTTCCAGGCTGCCTCTCACCCTTCCCTCTAGCACTGGTCCTTATACCACCTGTCCTGGCCTGAGTCCCCAAGTCACTGCTCTGGCCCATCTCCTCAACCCTGTAACCTCACTCCCTTCCAGCACAGGGAGCGGCAAACATGGGATGGGACATGTGAGCTCTGCAGGCAGAAAGTAGTTCAAATACACCCTTTTCtacccatgtgaccttgggcaagtccctaaACTTTTAAGAGCCACAGCTGCCTCACCTGCTATTAAAATAAAGGTAACACGCCCACCCCAGCAGGACCATGGTCAAGAATGAAGTGAGATGGGTAAGACTCCTCCTGTCCCAACACCTAGTGCAGACAGGTATGCAATGCAATGAGTGGTCTATCAATATTATCGTTATTCAGCTTATCATCAGGACTGCCACGTTCCAAGGGCCCCAGCCCCCGGAGAGGGAGAGGGCACATCCTGGGTCTGCCGCCAGTGTGTCTTTGCCATCGCTACCAAGGTAAAGGCACCTTCCTGTGGgagcctcccacccccagcctctcccgAGTcctttcttcccccacccctgagGCCACTTGCCTGTTCCACCTGCAGAGGGGAGGTGCGCTGAAGAAGGGCCCCTATGCCCGGGCCATGCTGGGCATGAAGCTGTCCCTGCCGTACGGACTAAAGGGGTTGGACTGGGACGCCGGGCATCTGAGCAACCGGCAGCAGAGCTACTGTTACTGTGGTGGCCCTGGGGAGTGAGTAGTGAGGGGCGGGGGTTAGGGAATAAGTTTTGGGGGGCGGTGGTGGATGCAAGGAACGAGGGAGAAAGAACAGGGTGGCTGGCTGGAGTGTTGAAGGTGTGGGAGAAGGTGGTGAGCTGGGTTTGGGGCAGTTAAGGAGGGGTATTTGGGGGTCACTGGTCCTGTGTTTCCCCTCAGGTGGAACCTGAAGATGCTGCAGTGCAGGAGCTGCCTACAGTGGTTCCATGAGGCCTGCACCCAGTGTCTGAGCAAGCCCCTCCTCTACGGGGACAGGTGAGCCTGGCTGGGCTCTCCAAGAGCTCTGCTCCATCAcctccatcccccaccctcccatcccagaCCTGGTCTCTTCCCAACCTCTGCAGCTTTGCTTACCTGTTGGCCCGGTCCTTGCTTGGgagtcccccccccccgccacagcATGGTGTAGTTTTCctgtaaaaagtatttttctcccTCTTGCCCATGTCCAGGTTCTATGAGTTTGAATgctgtgtgtgtcgggggggcCCTGAGAAGGTCCGGAGGCTACAGCTTCGCTGGTGAGCTGGATGGGGCACGACCTCAGCGTAACTCCTCCCTCAACACCCCCAGTTTTTCACCTTACAGGCCCCAGCCCCCCGCCTTGGGACACCCCCTGGGTTTTGTAACCCTTCTACCACCTTGACAAGTTAATGTTTCTCCAGGGTGGACGTGGCTCATCTCGTCCTCTACCACCTCAGCGTTTGCTGTAAGAAAAAATACTTTGATTTTGACCGTGAGATCCTCCCCTTCACCTCTGAGAATTGGGACAGTTTGCTCCTTGGGGAGGTAAGGGGTAGTGCAGCTCTGGGGGTCAGGGTGGACCAaggagatgtggagaaaagggggagggagggaatcaCTGCTCCCCTGACCccattttccttcccctcccccagctctcagACACCCCCAAGGGAGAACGTTCTTCCAGGCTCCTCTCTGCTCTTAATAGCCACAAGGACCGGTGAGTTGGAGGGAGGCTCAGAAAGGGATGGAGATATGGTATGGcagcctgggaggggaggggctgcagcccaCCTGGAAGATCACCTCTCTAAAGGACTGAGTAATGGCATAGGAAGGTCCCTTTTCTACGGCACTGACCTTATATTATTTCTCCCCTTACCCCAGTTTCATTTCAGGGAGGGAGATTAAGAAGAGAAAATGCTTGTTTGGTCTCCATGCTCGGATCCCTCCCCCTGTGGAGGCCCCTACTGGAGATGGAGCCCCCACCAGGTCACTGGTCCAGGGGGGATGGGGAAGTTCTCAGGGTGTATGTATGGAGTCGGGGAGGTCTTGGGGTGtccgggagggggctggggggataAGGAGGCCTCTTACAGCTTCCCTTcagggcagggccctgggggaggggtctCACGTCCCCTGGGGAAGCGCCGGAGGCCggagccagagcccctgaggaGGAGGCAGAAGGGGAAAATGGAGGAGCTGGGGCCACCCTCAGCAGTGCGCAACCAGCCCGAGCCCCAGGAGCAGAGGGAGCGGGCTCGTCTGCAGAGGGCACTGCAGGTACAAGGGCAGGGGCACCCCGTGGGGCaaatggtggtgtgggaagaaaTCAAGGATTATCTCTCAGTCCTTTGCTCCTTCTAGGCCTCAGTGTCTCCACCACCCTCCAGCCCTAACCAGAGTTACCAGGGCAGCAGCGGCTACAACTTCCGGCCCACAGATGCCCGCTGCCTGCCCAGGTCAGTGCACCTCCTGCCTCCAGCCAGGTGTACTCCCTTGGAACCTCTCTTCCAGTTGTCTACATCTTCTGGACTTTCTCACCCAGAattctttcccctctctcccttggCTGCCCACTTCTTTTCCTAGAGACACTTAGAGCCAATGTCTGCTTCCCAGTATTCTGGGGACAGGGGTTCCTTGAGGGTAGTGTTTGAGCTCTGCCCTTCTCAGGGGAGAGGGTCCTGTTCCCCTGCTTCGGGTCCtgactttccccctcccccaaccccagcagTCCCATCCGGATGTTCGCTTCCTTCCACCCCTCTGCCAGCACCGCAGGGACCTCTGGGGATGGTGAACCCCCAGACAGGTGAGATTCTACTCCTTTACCTGTGATACCTCTGTCCTCTTCACCTCTGTGCTCTTAAGTTCCTTGGTCTCTAaccgtttttttttgtttctctaatcCACACATGGCGTCCATTTCTGGTCAGTCCTTAATCTCCATCTGGACTGACAATTGCCTTCTCTCCCTAGGTCACCCCTGGAACTTCACATTGGTTTCCCCACAGACCTCCCTAAAAGTGCCCCCCACTCGATGACTGCCTCATCTTCCTCagtcccagccccctccccaggtcttCCTAGACGCTCAGCACCCCCTTCTCCCCTGTGCCGTAGTTTGTCTCCTGGAACTGGGGGAGGAGTCCGAGGTGGGGTTGGCTACCTGTCCCGAGGGGACCCCGTCCGGGTCCTTGCTCGGAGAGTACGGCCTGATGGCTCTGTGCAGTACCTGGttgagtggggaggagggggcatctTCTGAACAGCCCGCCTCTGCCCACTTACTTCCCCATTCACATACACCGGCACTTTCATaccctgacctctgacctcaccTACAGCTGGGATGTACCTGCGGCAGTAGGGGGTACTTCGCCCTACTGCCCAGGCTGGAATCCAGGTGGGGGGTTGGGGAAGAGGCTCTCTCTTCTCTACTCCCTTCATGATTCCTGACCCTTCCCCCattcctcttcccatttccttTGATGTTATTTTGTTacagctttttaaatatttttaaaaattatttaatcccTGGGGACGGAGACTGAGGAGGGGAGGATGATAAAGGATCCTGGGCTCTGTATCgctgaaataaagataaataaacttAGCAGCTCTGAGTCATTCTGAAAGATGAGAACAAAGGGACTAGAAGCACTTCTGATCTTCCCAACCAAATTCACTTTTTgacaaggaaaaaggaaaatgacagaacTAAAGCTTTATTAAGGGTCCAGTCATCACCTGGAAGGCAGGGGGCATTGAAGTATATGAAGGGAACGTGGCAAAAACAAAGGCTCATCACGGTGGGGCTGTGCCGGACTCAGGAACTGACCCTGTAACCTGGCGCACCCAATGCAGGTACGGGGAGTTCCCCTGTTCCACAGGCAATGCAATCACCTCGGCCACTTCGTAAGGGTGCACAGAACTGGGAAAAAGATGGGGGATCACTCAGAGATTTACCCGAAGGAGCCCACCCCCTTAGACTGCCCAGCAAGTCTCACCCCACAGGACACACCCTCACCTCTACCCATAAAGTTCTCACCGAACAAAATCTGTCAAAGCTGGAACCAAGGAACTTTGGGTTTTAATCATCTAAGGGGGGGAAGACAGTTGAATCAAAAGGTGAAATTGATTTCAGGATCTCAGACGAGGGACAGGGATCAAAGTAAGTGGTCAGGGAATTAAGTTTTTGTTGGGTGAGGGAACGTTTCTCACCATCAGCACTTCACTGTCCTCCTCAATCTTTCCTTTCCACTCATAGCTGAAAAGGTCAGGAAGAGAGCGTTGTGGCAGCAAAGATTTCCCCCAAGGAAAAAAGACTGCCAGTCAGACCCGAGAGGTAGGTTAACCCCCCAACTTCTATGACTCACATGGATGTAATCTGAGGAATGAGGTTGACGCAGGCTGCCAGGTGCTTCTCCACCACAGCCCTGAAGGTGAAAAGACAGCCCCATTTAGAAACCCCGTGACCCGGATTTTTGCACTGGCAGCCCAGAGACAGGCAGGAAGCAGCGGGAGGGCACTcttctcccccacctccaacTCTCCCTTCCTAAGCATCCTTCCTCGCTCCACACTGAGGTCCCCACCTGGCGATCTCCTTGGCGACCTTCTCGTTGGGGCAGGTGACAAAGGCTGCAGAGACCGAGCCGGCAGCGTAGGCGGAGCCCGAGGCCGGCGAGGGCTGGGACGGGGGGCTTCCTGAAGCCATGGACAGCAGGGCTCGGGGTAGCAACAGAAGGCGACAGACTACAGGCAGCAGGGCCGGCATCCAAAGAAGCGACAGGAACAGAGCGGCCTGAGAGCAGGAAGTGAATTCTGTGTCTCCCCATAAATACCCCAGGAAATTGCACCCCGGGAACCCTTTGCTTGGATAGACACTCAGGCTCTGCCTTCCCTCTTCTGCACCCCAAAGGAAGAGGTCCCTGAAGCTGAGAGAGAAACTTGGAAAATTAAGACAAAGACTCGGTTTTCACTACCTCCTCCCGGGCCAACCTCTGGGATTTGGGATGCGGGTGGTGGTCGAAGCTTCGAGGACCGGAAGAGGCGGGGCCGGTCACTCACCCCTCCGCCGAGCAGGAATGCGGGAGCCCGCCCCCCCC
This genomic interval from Lagenorhynchus albirostris chromosome 10, mLagAlb1.1, whole genome shotgun sequence contains the following:
- the PHF1 gene encoding PHD finger protein 1 isoform X2, with amino-acid sequence MWHGVRARPQAGGREGVFPPAPRAGLPLEDGAAGIPSLAGSDSPHAPSAEKAPLALHPPGLLEAPGLDFGRVKMCWPDGQMGCYTWGPSKRWTVLGRCVWSSLRMIPSFWFYGKTSALLPSLGRNSSAVYVALRLWSLGTGWSAVRSVATLIIRTATFQGPQPPERERAHPGSAASVSLPSLPRWNLKMLQCRSCLQWFHEACTQCLSKPLLYGDRFYEFECCVCRGGPEKVRRLQLRWVDVAHLVLYHLSVCCKKKYFDFDREILPFTSENWDSLLLGELSDTPKGERSSRLLSALNSHKDRFISGREIKKRKCLFGLHARIPPPVEAPTGDGAPTSFPSGQGPGGGVSRPLGKRRRPEPEPLRRRQKGKMEELGPPSAVRNQPEPQEQRERARLQRALQASVSPPPSSPNQSYQGSSGYNFRPTDARCLPSSPIRMFASFHPSASTAGTSGDGEPPDRSPLELHIGFPTDLPKSAPHSMTASSSSVPAPSPGLPRRSAPPSPLCRSLSPGTGGGVRGGVGYLSRGDPVRVLARRVRPDGSVQYLVEWGGGGIF
- the PHF1 gene encoding PHD finger protein 1 isoform X3, with protein sequence MCWPDGQMGCYTWGPSKRWTVLGRCVWSSLRMIPSFWFYGKTSALLPSLGRNSSAVYVALRLWSLGTGWSAVRSVATLIIRTATFQGPQPPERERAHPGSAASVSLPSLPRWNLKMLQCRSCLQWFHEACTQCLSKPLLYGDRFYEFECCVCRGGPEKVRRLQLRWVDVAHLVLYHLSVCCKKKYFDFDREILPFTSENWDSLLLGELSDTPKGERSSRLLSALNSHKDRFISGREIKKRKCLFGLHARIPPPVEAPTGDGAPTSFPSGQGPGGGVSRPLGKRRRPEPEPLRRRQKGKMEELGPPSAVRNQPEPQEQRERARLQRALQASVSPPPSSPNQSYQGSSGYNFRPTDARCLPSSPIRMFASFHPSASTAGTSGDGEPPDRSPLELHIGFPTDLPKSAPHSMTASSSSVPAPSPGLPRRSAPPSPLCRSLSPGTGGGVRGGVGYLSRGDPVRVLARRVRPDGSVQYLVEWGGGGIF
- the PHF1 gene encoding PHD finger protein 1 isoform X1; this translates as MAQPPRLSRSGAPPLWDPASPAPTSGSRPRLWEGQDVLARWTDGLLYLGTIKKVDSAREVCLVQFEDDSQFLVLWKDISPAALPGEELLCCVCRSETVVPGNRLVSCEKCRHAYHQDCHVPRAPAPGEGEGTSWVCRQCVFAIATKRGGALKKGPYARAMLGMKLSLPYGLKGLDWDAGHLSNRQQSYCYCGGPGEWNLKMLQCRSCLQWFHEACTQCLSKPLLYGDRFYEFECCVCRGGPEKVRRLQLRWVDVAHLVLYHLSVCCKKKYFDFDREILPFTSENWDSLLLGELSDTPKGERSSRLLSALNSHKDRFISGREIKKRKCLFGLHARIPPPVEAPTGDGAPTSFPSGQGPGGGVSRPLGKRRRPEPEPLRRRQKGKMEELGPPSAVRNQPEPQEQRERARLQRALQASVSPPPSSPNQSYQGSSGYNFRPTDARCLPSSPIRMFASFHPSASTAGTSGDGEPPDRSPLELHIGFPTDLPKSAPHSMTASSSSVPAPSPGLPRRSAPPSPLCRSLSPGTGGGVRGGVGYLSRGDPVRVLARRVRPDGSVQYLVEWGGGGIF
- the CUTA gene encoding protein CutA isoform X1, whose product is MRGGRAPAFLLGGGAALFLSLLWMPALLPVVCRLLLLPRALLSMASGSPPSQPSPASGSAYAAGSVSAAFVTCPNEKVAKEIARAVVEKHLAACVNLIPQITSIYEWKGKIEEDSEVLMMIKTQSSLVPALTDFVRSVHPYEVAEVIALPVEQGNSPYLHWVRQVTGSVPESGTAPP
- the CUTA gene encoding protein CutA isoform X2; the encoded protein is MPALLPVVCRLLLLPRALLSMASGSPPSQPSPASGSAYAAGSVSAAFVTCPNEKVAKEIARAVVEKHLAACVNLIPQITSIYEWKGKIEEDSEVLMMIKTQSSLVPALTDFVRSVHPYEVAEVIALPVEQGNSPYLHWVRQVTGSVPESGTAPP